The DNA segment TCGCATTTCCGCTTTCTGCGATGCCGATTGGTCGGCTGGCGTGGACGAGTCCGTGTAATAATGGGCGAGTCGATTGAGATCGGTGAGGTGCGTGGTGTGTGAACCGCTCGAGACAAGTCTTTTTGGGTTGACCGCGTACCCAGTGAGCGTAATTTTCACTGGTACGCGATCATTAACGTACGGGATAAGTATGTGTGGTGTGTGCAACCGCTCGAGACAAGATCTTTTTGGGTTGACCACGTACAGTGAAAATCACGCTCACTGGTGCGCGGTCATTAACGTGCGGTGAGGTTAATTGTTTAGTGTATGCAACCGCTCGAGACCATCTACCTGTGTTACTGCAACACGGTCTTTTATGCAGCTCTGTTGACTGGATTATTCCTGGGAAGAACAAATTACTTggtatcattaattaaattgaggAATTGTCGATTGTCTTTTTGGGTTGACCAGTGTGGAGTACCAGTGAGAATTACGTTCACAGCTATTACGCTGTCATGATAAAAATCTGGACAGGATTTAAGAAAAGAAGGTCCTTCTTAGTGGTGAgacattattgtattaaatattaatattgcattgtttattaatatataatttattattaatatcttttatcttaCACAGACATAATAGTCGATTTGTATTCATCCAATAAGCTCACAAGACGCATTGGCAGGTGCCAAGCAGATTCACATATTTGATAGGATAGCTGATGAAACCATCTCCTGGATACAGGAGAAGGAAGCGGCTCACAGCTCGGACGACTACGACCAAGATTTAGAAGCGAGTCAAGCACTGGTAAGGAAGCATCAAGGATTCGAAACTGATTTGGCAGCTGTGAAGGAACAAGTGGAGAGCGGTTATTAGACAATTCTCATCGTGCGCCACATGACGAACTTAACGACTCAGTCGACAAACATGAGTCTGCAAATATGTGAGTAAAAGTTAATATACTCGAAGCTAAGATATTCTacataataatttgaattttttacaaatatcttgCTCATCAGGTTATCTCCGCTGAAAGATGCTACTGCTTCGGAAACAATAGAACCTGCGACATCTCAGAAGCCATTTGGTTTAACACACATGTTAGGCGAAAGATTAAGAAGAGGtacgaaatatttatgcaaGGATATCAATAACTGAGGTGATAAATTTGAAGCtttatatacaaagtaattgatacgtatttttaatattattgaaaattacactACTTGagcttatatattttaagaaaaaaatacatttctgtaatatttatatatgaaaatcatGTTTCTGTCATTTTAGATATGAAAAAGGACATGTTCTCGAAGACAAGTTAAAGTCAGGGAGTTGATAAGGTTCCTCATCATTCAAGTACAATTTGAAATAGGAGTATCacatatagtttttaaaaatcattgtaaTCGCAAATTGAATCATCAGGATCTGGGTACAATTGAATGCAGCAGTTTCTCTACTGAAGTAGTTCAATATTTAAGTTTCAATAAATGCCATGTGTAACATAGCTTCAATCGCTGTCAACATGTTTGTGAATTCTACTAAGAGAACTTTCGATTTTTATGAACTTAAGGAAGTGGCGAAATTTGTCACCTACAATTTGGATAAGATTGACGATAATTTTTATCCTCTGCCAGAGGTGAAATTATCATGTGATACACACAGATCTATCGGTAAGCTACTTATACATAATTCACGTATTCTATATATTGCTGTTttaaacattcatttttaaaactagGTATTAGTGTACAAGGATTAGCAGATGCGTTGATTTTGATGAGATACCTATTTCAAAGTAACAAAGCTAAGGAACTCAAGGTTCAAATTTTTGAGATTCTTTATTATGGCGCTCTAGAAGCAAGTTACAAAACAGTTACTGAGAAAGGCCCTTACGAGTCAGATGAAGGCAATCCAGtcaataaaattgtgttttttaaggtaaatattatcttaattatgttaaaaatcgGAGAGACATGCATAAACTTGCatggtaaaattaatatttttatatgataacaATTGTACcgttatttctaataaatataataatattgcatataaaaaagattattttattagttaaagtataataataattggaaattgTATTATCTATACTTTAAAAAAGCGCGCGCTAACGCGGCCAAATTGATGTATAACCAACTATTGTGCGCGTTCAAACTGGCAAATCAGCTTGCCTAATCAAGTTAAATGTCATTTGTTACATCCGCAAACAACCAATCGTGTACATACAATCGCTTCGCAGAGCTGCCTATGGGTGCGTTCCGTTTCATACATGATGCGCATATATCTTTGTTTAACGTTCACTGAAGAACAAGGATAAACGATGCATCGCAcgcattatgcgtgaaacggaacgcaTCCACAGTTGCTATGCCGGCTTTAGAACTTTAGACGCATCCGATGTTTGCTTATACCAATTATATGGTCGTCTCTTGTCACGCGGGAAA comes from the Solenopsis invicta isolate M01_SB chromosome 14, UNIL_Sinv_3.0, whole genome shotgun sequence genome and includes:
- the LOC120356868 gene encoding ribonucleoside-diphosphate reductase large subunit-like, which produces MCNIASIAVNMFVNSTKRTFDFYELKEVAKFVTYNLDKIDDNFYPLPEVKLSCDTHRSIGISVQGLADALILMRYLFQSNKAKELKVQIFEILYYGALEASYKTVTEKGPYESDEGNPVNKIVFFKI